The proteins below come from a single Streptococcus porcinus genomic window:
- a CDS encoding M15 family metallopeptidase: protein MKNNKLLLFLMQVLALLLFVLCLYIFIKGDATLLNPKKVQESQSVTEKKTTVTSKANSDLPKVSAKDWELVLVNRDHIKEEMNPELSEINGIYVDKRIADATADFLAAAQAVSPQEHLISGYRSVEYQAQLYQTYLAQEMAKDPNLTQEAAEKLVQTYSQPAGSSEHQTGLAIDMSTVDQLNQSDPAVVKQIIALAPKYGFVLRFKDDKKESTGVGYEDWHYRYVGKESAAYMTKHNLSLEEYIKVLKEKQ from the coding sequence ATGAAAAATAATAAGTTACTACTTTTTTTGATGCAGGTTTTAGCCTTGCTTTTGTTTGTCCTTTGCTTATATATTTTTATTAAGGGCGATGCTACCCTTTTAAATCCTAAAAAGGTTCAAGAGAGTCAGAGTGTTACAGAAAAAAAGACAACAGTTACTTCGAAAGCTAATAGTGATTTACCCAAGGTTTCAGCTAAAGACTGGGAGTTAGTTTTAGTTAATCGTGACCATATAAAAGAAGAGATGAATCCGGAACTTTCGGAGATTAATGGTATCTATGTGGATAAAAGGATTGCAGATGCAACAGCTGATTTTTTAGCGGCAGCTCAGGCTGTGAGTCCTCAGGAACATCTCATTTCTGGTTATAGAAGTGTCGAATATCAGGCACAGCTTTATCAGACTTACCTTGCTCAGGAAATGGCAAAGGATCCTAATCTAACACAAGAAGCCGCGGAGAAACTGGTTCAAACCTACTCTCAACCTGCGGGTTCTAGTGAACATCAAACTGGTCTAGCTATTGATATGAGTACAGTTGACCAGCTAAATCAAAGTGATCCAGCAGTTGTTAAACAAATTATTGCTTTAGCGCCTAAGTATGGTTTTGTTCTACGATTTAAAGATGACAAAAAGGAAAGTACTGGCGTTGGGTATGAAGATTGGCATTACCGTTATGTAGGTAAGGAATCAGCGGCATATATGACAAAGCATAACCTTTCTTTAGAAGAATATATTAAGGTTTTGAAGGAGAAACAATGA
- the grpE gene encoding nucleotide exchange factor GrpE yields the protein MSKKDKEDIQKEEIENVTEETEQKKVEETEAPIEKTELELALEKAEDFENKYLRAHAEMQNIQRRANEERQNLQRYRSQDLAKKILPSLDNLERALAVEGLTDDVKKGLVMVQESLVQALKEEGIEEVATESFDHNLHMAVQTLPADDNHPADSIAEVFQKGYKLHERLLRPAMVLVYN from the coding sequence TTGTCAAAGAAAGATAAAGAAGATATTCAAAAAGAAGAAATTGAAAATGTGACCGAGGAGACTGAGCAAAAAAAGGTTGAAGAAACTGAGGCACCCATTGAAAAAACAGAATTAGAATTAGCTCTTGAGAAGGCGGAAGATTTTGAAAATAAATACCTTCGTGCCCATGCTGAAATGCAAAATATTCAACGCCGAGCTAATGAAGAACGTCAGAACCTTCAACGCTATCGTTCACAGGATTTAGCAAAAAAAATCTTACCGAGCTTAGATAATCTTGAACGCGCGCTTGCTGTTGAAGGCTTAACCGACGATGTTAAAAAAGGTTTAGTGATGGTTCAAGAAAGTCTCGTTCAGGCATTAAAAGAAGAAGGAATTGAAGAAGTAGCGACAGAAAGCTTTGACCATAATTTACATATGGCCGTGCAAACATTGCCAGCTGATGACAATCATCCAGCAGATAGCATTGCAGAGGTTTTCCAAAAAGGCTATAAGCTTCATGAAAGATTACTTAGACCCGCAATGGTTCTTGTTTATAATTAA
- a CDS encoding glucosaminidase domain-containing protein: MRARLKLPVFLAIIAFFLLACVLPLVINSHANQAYKKVKVPYTQKEFIKEISKEVIPYAKVYGIRSSVIIGQILLESQNGQTLLASRYHNLFGMEARPGQAFANLYVSKKVASQSNDSFVRFTRYSDWQNSIADYFSTLRKGQVWDKQLYRELATQEGYKAPAQALEDYIYSYDKDYSNKLIKVIEDNDLTQFDK; encoded by the coding sequence ATGAGAGCGCGTTTGAAATTACCTGTGTTTTTAGCAATAATTGCCTTCTTTCTACTGGCTTGCGTTTTGCCACTTGTTATTAATAGTCATGCTAATCAAGCTTATAAAAAGGTAAAGGTCCCTTACACTCAAAAAGAATTTATAAAAGAAATAAGCAAAGAAGTTATTCCTTATGCCAAAGTTTATGGTATTCGATCATCGGTTATTATTGGCCAAATTTTGTTGGAAAGTCAGAATGGACAAACCCTTTTAGCTTCACGTTATCATAATTTGTTCGGAATGGAAGCTAGACCTGGTCAGGCATTTGCAAACTTATATGTTTCAAAGAAAGTAGCCTCTCAATCAAATGATAGCTTTGTTCGTTTTACCCGCTATTCTGATTGGCAGAATTCAATTGCTGATTATTTTTCAACTCTACGTAAAGGACAGGTTTGGGATAAACAACTTTATCGGGAATTAGCTACACAAGAAGGCTATAAGGCTCCTGCTCAAGCTCTCGAAGATTACATCTATTCTTACGATAAAGATTACTCTAACAAATTAATAAAAGTTATTGAAGATAACGATTTGACTCAGTTCGACAAATAA
- a CDS encoding MarR family winged helix-turn-helix transcriptional regulator: MEYTKINDYLVDVFNRILVIEEMSLKTSQFKDVSIKEMHTIEIIGKFENVTPSDIARELMVTLGTVTTSLNKLEAKGYIERRRSSSDRRVVYLNLTKKGRLLDRLHAQFHKNMVGHVVADMDEEAMKALLRGLENLHQFLEDLV; encoded by the coding sequence TTGGAATATACAAAAATAAATGACTACCTAGTTGATGTGTTCAATCGGATTTTGGTCATTGAAGAAATGAGTTTGAAAACTAGCCAGTTCAAGGATGTTTCTATAAAAGAAATGCATACTATTGAAATTATTGGAAAGTTTGAAAATGTTACTCCAAGTGATATCGCTAGGGAGCTTATGGTGACTTTAGGCACTGTAACCACTAGTCTCAACAAACTCGAAGCTAAAGGCTATATTGAGCGAAGACGCTCCAGTTCAGACCGTCGAGTTGTCTATTTAAATTTGACGAAAAAAGGAAGACTCTTGGATCGTTTACATGCTCAATTTCATAAAAACATGGTCGGACACGTTGTTGCAGACATGGATGAAGAAGCTATGAAAGCCCTTCTAAGAGGCTTAGAAAATTTACATCAGTTTCTGGAGGACTTGGTTTAA
- a CDS encoding CsbD family protein, translating into MTEEKLDSKFEEVKGRAKEATGKVLGDKKLEVEGLVEKEIGKIKQKFEK; encoded by the coding sequence ATGACAGAAGAAAAGTTAGATTCTAAATTTGAAGAAGTTAAAGGTCGTGCTAAAGAGGCTACTGGAAAAGTCCTCGGGGATAAAAAGTTAGAAGTTGAAGGCTTGGTCGAAAAGGAAATTGGAAAGATCAAACAAAAATTCGAAAAATAA
- a CDS encoding acyl carrier protein, producing MSVFEKVQEIIVEELGKEAEEIKMETTFDDLDADSLDVFQVISEIEDAFDIQIETEEGLNTVGDLVAYVEEKTK from the coding sequence ATGTCAGTATTTGAAAAAGTACAAGAAATTATCGTTGAAGAACTTGGTAAAGAAGCAGAGGAAATCAAAATGGAAACAACTTTTGATGACTTAGATGCTGATTCACTCGATGTATTCCAAGTCATTTCAGAGATTGAAGATGCTTTTGATATTCAAATTGAAACTGAAGAAGGTTTGAATACTGTAGGTGATTTGGTTGCCTATGTTGAAGAAAAAACAAAATAA
- the dnaK gene encoding molecular chaperone DnaK, whose amino-acid sequence MSKIIGIDLGTTNSAVAVLEGAESKIIANPEGNRTTPSVVSFKNGEIIVGDAAKRQAVTNPETIISIKSKMGTSEKVAANGKEYTPQEISAMILQYLKGYAEDYLGEKVTKAVITVPAYFNDAQRQATKDAGKIAGLEVERIVNEPTAAALAYGLDKTDKEEKILVFDLGGGTFDVSILELGDGVFDVLATAGDNKLGGDDFDQKIIDFLVEEFKKENGIDLSQDKMALQRLKDAAEKAKKDLSGVTQTQISLPFITAGAAGPLHLEMSLSRAKFDDLTRDLVERTKTPVRQALSDAGLSLSEIDEVILVGGSTRIPAVVEAVKAETGKEPNKSVNPDEVVAMGAAIQGGVITGDVKDVVLLDVTPLSLGIETMGGVFTKLIDRNTTIPTSKSQVFSTAADNQPAVDIHVLQGERPMAADNKTLGRFQLTDIPAAPRGIPQIEVTFDIDKNGIVSVKAKDLGTQKEQHIVIKSNDGLSEEEIDRMMKDAEANAEADAKRKEEVDLKNEVDQAIFATEKTIKETEGKGFDTERDAAQSALDELKKAQESGNLEDMKAKLEALNEKAQGLAVKMYEQAAAAQQAAQGTEETQSTDSNKGDDVVDGEFTEK is encoded by the coding sequence ATGTCTAAAATTATTGGTATTGACTTAGGAACAACAAACTCAGCAGTAGCAGTTCTTGAAGGAGCTGAAAGCAAAATTATTGCTAACCCAGAAGGAAATCGTACAACTCCTTCAGTAGTATCGTTTAAAAATGGAGAAATTATTGTCGGTGACGCTGCTAAACGTCAAGCAGTGACAAACCCTGAAACTATTATCTCTATTAAATCTAAAATGGGAACTTCAGAGAAAGTTGCAGCAAATGGAAAAGAATATACTCCACAGGAAATCTCTGCAATGATTCTTCAATACCTTAAAGGTTATGCTGAAGATTACCTTGGTGAAAAAGTAACAAAAGCTGTTATCACAGTTCCAGCTTACTTTAACGATGCTCAACGTCAAGCAACAAAAGATGCAGGTAAAATTGCAGGCCTTGAAGTAGAACGTATCGTCAATGAACCAACTGCAGCAGCTCTTGCTTACGGTCTTGATAAGACAGATAAAGAAGAAAAAATCTTGGTCTTTGACCTTGGTGGTGGTACCTTTGACGTTTCAATCCTTGAACTAGGAGATGGTGTCTTTGATGTGCTTGCTACCGCGGGTGACAATAAACTTGGTGGGGATGACTTTGACCAAAAAATCATTGATTTCTTAGTAGAAGAATTTAAAAAAGAAAATGGCATTGATTTATCTCAAGATAAAATGGCCTTACAACGTTTGAAAGATGCTGCTGAAAAAGCTAAGAAAGACCTTTCAGGTGTGACTCAAACACAAATTTCATTACCATTTATCACTGCCGGAGCTGCTGGACCGCTTCACTTGGAAATGAGCTTGTCTCGTGCTAAATTTGATGATTTAACACGTGATCTTGTTGAACGCACTAAGACTCCGGTTCGTCAAGCTCTTTCAGATGCAGGACTATCCTTATCAGAAATTGACGAAGTTATCTTAGTTGGTGGTTCAACTCGTATCCCAGCTGTTGTCGAAGCTGTTAAAGCTGAGACTGGTAAAGAACCTAATAAATCTGTAAACCCTGATGAAGTTGTTGCTATGGGTGCTGCTATTCAAGGCGGCGTCATCACTGGAGATGTTAAAGATGTTGTTCTTCTTGATGTTACCCCACTATCACTTGGTATCGAAACTATGGGTGGTGTCTTCACTAAATTGATTGACCGTAACACAACTATCCCAACATCTAAATCACAAGTTTTCTCAACAGCTGCAGACAATCAACCAGCCGTTGATATCCACGTTCTCCAAGGGGAACGCCCAATGGCAGCAGACAACAAGACTCTTGGACGCTTCCAATTGACAGATATTCCTGCAGCTCCTCGTGGTATTCCACAAATCGAAGTAACTTTTGACATTGATAAAAATGGTATTGTTTCTGTAAAAGCAAAAGACCTTGGCACACAAAAAGAGCAACACATCGTTATTAAGTCAAACGACGGTCTTTCAGAAGAGGAAATTGACCGCATGATGAAAGATGCAGAAGCAAATGCAGAAGCAGATGCTAAACGTAAAGAAGAAGTAGATCTTAAGAACGAAGTAGACCAAGCTATCTTTGCAACTGAAAAAACAATCAAAGAAACAGAAGGTAAGGGCTTCGATACTGAACGTGATGCTGCACAATCAGCTCTTGATGAATTGAAGAAAGCGCAAGAATCTGGCAACCTTGAAGATATGAAAGCGAAACTTGAAGCACTCAACGAAAAAGCACAAGGGCTTGCAGTTAAAATGTATGAACAAGCGGCAGCAGCACAACAAGCCGCTCAAGGAACAGAAGAAACACAATCAACAGATTCAAATAAAGGCGATGATGTTGTTGATGGTGAGTTTACTGAAAAATAA
- the fabK gene encoding enoyl-[acyl-carrier-protein] reductase FabK → MKTRITELLDIEYPIFQGGMAWVADGDLAGAVSNAGGLGIIGGGNAPKEVVKANIDRVKSITDKPFGVNIMLLSPFADDIVDLVIEEGVKVVTTGAGNPGKYMERLHQAGIIVIPVVPSVALAKRMEKLGVDAVITEGMEAGGHIGKLTTMTLVRQVVDSISIPVVAAGGIADGQGAAAAFMLGAEAVQVGTRFVVAKESNAHQNFKDKILKAKDIDTIVSAQVVGHPVRALKNKLTSAYAKAEKEFLADKRTVQDIEEMGAGALRNAVVDGDVVNGSVMAGQIAGLIQKEESCQAIIEDIFYGAAAVIQQEFKRWETIKID, encoded by the coding sequence ATGAAAACACGTATTACAGAATTACTAGATATTGAATACCCTATTTTTCAAGGAGGGATGGCTTGGGTTGCAGATGGTGACCTTGCGGGAGCAGTTTCCAATGCTGGTGGCTTAGGCATTATTGGTGGAGGAAACGCACCAAAAGAAGTCGTTAAGGCCAATATTGACCGCGTTAAATCAATTACCGATAAGCCATTTGGTGTCAATATTATGCTACTTTCACCCTTTGCGGATGATATAGTTGACTTAGTGATTGAAGAAGGTGTTAAAGTGGTAACGACTGGTGCGGGGAATCCTGGTAAATACATGGAGAGATTGCACCAAGCAGGAATCATTGTGATTCCGGTAGTTCCAAGTGTTGCACTGGCAAAACGTATGGAAAAATTAGGAGTTGATGCAGTCATTACTGAAGGAATGGAAGCTGGGGGTCATATTGGGAAATTGACTACTATGACATTGGTGCGCCAAGTGGTGGACAGTATTTCTATACCAGTTGTTGCAGCTGGAGGGATTGCTGACGGACAAGGAGCCGCTGCAGCCTTTATGCTTGGAGCGGAAGCTGTACAAGTTGGAACACGTTTTGTTGTTGCAAAAGAATCAAATGCTCATCAGAATTTCAAGGATAAAATTTTAAAAGCAAAAGATATCGACACTATTGTATCTGCCCAAGTTGTTGGACACCCAGTACGTGCCTTAAAAAATAAATTGACATCGGCTTATGCAAAAGCTGAAAAAGAGTTTTTAGCGGATAAACGTACAGTTCAAGATATTGAAGAAATGGGAGCTGGAGCTTTGCGAAACGCTGTTGTTGACGGTGATGTGGTTAATGGATCCGTTATGGCTGGTCAAATTGCTGGCTTAATTCAAAAAGAAGAAAGTTGTCAAGCGATCATTGAAGATATCTTCTATGGAGCAGCAGCTGTTATTCAACAAGAATTTAAGCGTTGGGAAACCATTAAGATAGACTAA
- a CDS encoding enoyl-CoA hydratase, with protein sequence MTFQNIMFEKESDLAVLTLNRPEVSNGFNVPMCQEILHAIKTVASDDAIRFLIIKAKGSVFSVGGDLVEMEKAVADDDIQSLVDIAKLVQEISFAIKQLAKPVIMCTDGAVAGAAANMALAVDFCISSLKTKFIQAFVNVALAPDAGGLFFLTRAVGLNRATHLVMTGEGVTAEKAQEYGFVYKAVESLELEKTLSQLLKRLRRGSSNSYAAMKKLIWESFFKEWTDYARLELDLQEQLAFKEDFKEGVRAFSERRLPKFQGK encoded by the coding sequence ATGACATTTCAAAATATTATGTTTGAAAAAGAAAGTGACTTAGCTGTTTTAACTCTCAACAGACCGGAAGTATCAAATGGTTTCAACGTTCCTATGTGTCAGGAGATACTACATGCAATCAAGACTGTTGCTAGTGATGATGCTATACGTTTTTTGATTATTAAGGCTAAGGGTTCAGTTTTCTCTGTGGGTGGGGATCTGGTTGAAATGGAAAAAGCTGTGGCTGATGACGACATCCAGTCACTTGTGGATATTGCTAAATTAGTTCAGGAAATCTCCTTTGCAATCAAGCAATTAGCGAAGCCAGTAATCATGTGTACCGATGGAGCAGTTGCAGGAGCAGCAGCAAACATGGCTCTAGCAGTTGATTTTTGTATTTCAAGTCTGAAAACAAAGTTTATCCAAGCTTTTGTTAATGTTGCTTTAGCTCCGGATGCTGGTGGACTCTTCTTTTTGACAAGGGCGGTAGGACTTAATCGAGCCACTCATCTGGTTATGACAGGAGAAGGGGTAACAGCTGAAAAGGCTCAAGAATATGGTTTTGTTTATAAAGCAGTTGAAAGTCTAGAGCTTGAAAAAACATTAAGCCAACTCTTAAAAAGATTAAGACGTGGCTCATCAAATTCCTACGCTGCTATGAAAAAGCTTATTTGGGAAAGTTTTTTTAAAGAGTGGACTGATTATGCTCGTCTAGAATTGGACCTCCAAGAACAACTTGCTTTCAAAGAGGATTTCAAGGAAGGTGTTAGAGCTTTCTCGGAAAGACGATTACCTAAATTTCAAGGAAAATAG
- a CDS encoding beta-ketoacyl-ACP synthase III — protein sequence MPYSKISQVAHYLPDQVVSNEDLTSILETNDEWISSRTGIRKRRITKSETTSDLASQVAQQLLEKSDYQATDIDFIIVATISADTVMPSVAAKVQAYTGATKAFAFDMTAACSGFVFALAMADKLISSGAYQKGMVIGAETLSKSLDWSDRSTAVLFGDGAGGVLLESSETCHFLAESLNTDGRRGSSLTSGQSGLNSPFSDETDSSPFIRMDGRAIFDFAIRDVAKNIKQLIEDSSLSKENIDYFLLHQANRRILDKMARKIACPREKFLENMMNYGNTSAASIPILLSEAVQDGHILLDGSQTVLLSGFGGGLTWGSLIVKI from the coding sequence ATGCCTTATTCAAAAATTAGTCAGGTAGCTCATTATTTACCCGATCAAGTGGTTAGTAATGAGGACTTGACCAGTATTTTAGAGACAAACGATGAGTGGATTTCTTCAAGGACAGGCATTAGAAAACGACGTATAACAAAATCGGAAACGACTAGTGATTTAGCTAGTCAGGTTGCTCAGCAATTGCTAGAAAAATCAGATTATCAAGCTACTGATATTGATTTTATTATTGTTGCGACAATTTCTGCTGATACCGTTATGCCTTCAGTAGCAGCTAAGGTGCAAGCTTATACTGGTGCAACAAAAGCTTTTGCTTTTGATATGACTGCTGCTTGTAGTGGCTTTGTCTTTGCCTTAGCAATGGCAGACAAGTTGATTAGTTCAGGGGCTTATCAAAAAGGAATGGTTATCGGAGCTGAAACTCTTTCTAAGAGCTTAGACTGGTCAGACCGTTCAACCGCTGTTCTTTTTGGTGATGGTGCTGGGGGTGTTTTGTTAGAATCATCTGAAACTTGTCATTTTTTAGCTGAGTCTTTGAATACTGACGGTAGAAGAGGCTCTAGCTTAACATCTGGACAGAGTGGATTGAATTCACCTTTTTCTGATGAAACGGACAGTTCTCCTTTTATCCGAATGGATGGAAGAGCTATCTTTGATTTTGCTATTCGAGATGTTGCCAAAAACATCAAGCAGTTGATAGAAGATTCCTCATTATCGAAAGAAAATATTGATTATTTCTTACTTCATCAAGCAAATCGACGCATTTTAGATAAAATGGCTAGAAAGATTGCTTGTCCTCGTGAGAAATTTTTAGAAAATATGATGAACTATGGTAATACTAGCGCAGCTAGTATACCAATTCTCCTATCAGAGGCAGTTCAAGATGGTCATATTTTATTAGATGGTAGCCAAACTGTCTTACTTTCTGGTTTTGGTGGAGGTTTGACATGGGGAAGTCTAATTGTTAAAATCTAG
- the hrcA gene encoding heat-inducible transcriptional repressor HrcA, translating to MITERQNEILNLIVDLFTQTHEPVGSKALQASIETSSATIRNEMAKLEKLGLLEKAHTSSGRMPSAAGFKYFVEHSLNLDSIDERDVYQLVKAFDFEAFKLEDILAKASHVLAAITGYTVAILDVEPSRQKLTGFEIVKLSNHDALAVLNLDESKPITVQFAIPKNFLKRDLFILKEIVDERLLGRELMDVHYKLRTEIPQVLQKYFTVTDNVLDLFDYIFKGLFQESVFVDGKVHALDYAGLQTYQYLDNEQSLALTIRQSMAENEMATVQVADSSEPALADLSLLTYKFLIPYRGFGLLSLIGPIDMNYRRNVSLINVVGRILAVKLRDYYRYLNSNHYEVH from the coding sequence GTGATCACAGAGCGTCAGAATGAAATTCTAAATTTGATTGTTGACTTGTTCACGCAAACTCATGAACCGGTCGGGTCAAAAGCTCTGCAAGCAAGTATAGAGACGAGTAGCGCGACCATTCGTAATGAAATGGCTAAGCTTGAGAAGTTGGGGTTGCTAGAAAAAGCTCATACCTCAAGTGGACGAATGCCTAGTGCGGCAGGGTTTAAATATTTTGTCGAGCATTCTTTGAATCTTGACAGTATTGATGAAAGAGATGTCTATCAGCTTGTGAAAGCTTTTGATTTTGAAGCCTTTAAGCTAGAGGATATACTGGCAAAAGCAAGTCATGTCTTAGCTGCGATTACAGGTTATACAGTTGCTATTTTGGATGTAGAGCCGTCGAGGCAAAAGCTGACAGGTTTTGAAATTGTTAAACTTTCCAATCACGATGCTTTAGCTGTCCTTAATCTGGATGAATCTAAGCCGATTACAGTCCAGTTTGCTATTCCTAAAAACTTTCTAAAGCGTGATTTATTCATCTTAAAGGAAATTGTAGATGAACGTTTACTAGGACGAGAACTAATGGATGTTCACTACAAACTAAGAACTGAAATTCCTCAAGTTCTTCAGAAATATTTTACAGTAACGGATAATGTTTTAGATTTGTTTGATTATATTTTTAAGGGATTATTTCAAGAAAGTGTTTTTGTAGATGGCAAGGTTCATGCCCTTGATTATGCAGGCTTACAAACTTATCAGTATTTAGACAATGAACAAAGTTTAGCTTTGACAATACGCCAAAGTATGGCAGAAAATGAAATGGCTACCGTTCAAGTTGCTGATAGTAGTGAACCAGCTTTAGCAGACTTAAGTCTTTTGACTTATAAATTTCTTATCCCTTATCGAGGATTTGGTTTACTTAGCCTAATAGGCCCCATTGATATGAATTATCGACGAAATGTTAGTTTAATTAATGTGGTAGGACGTATTTTGGCAGTGAAACTGAGAGATTACTATCGCTATTTAAACAGTAATCATTACGAGGTTCATTAG
- the dnaJ gene encoding molecular chaperone DnaJ, with the protein MNNTEFYDRLGVSKNASQDEIKKAYRKMSKKYHPDINKETGAEQKYKDIQEAYETLSDSQKRAAYDQYGAAGAQGGFGGGAGGFGGFDGSGFGGFEDIFSSFFGGGGGMRNPNAPRQGDDLQYRVNLSFEEAIFGAEKEVSYHREATCHTCAGSGAKPGTSPVTCGRCHGSGVINVDTQTPLGMMRRQVTCDVCHGTGQEIKEPCQTCHGTGHEKETHKVSVKIPAGVETGQQIRLQGQGEAGFNGGPYGDLFVVLNVLPSKKFERNGSTIYYTMNISFVQAALGDVVDIPTVHGDVEMAIPAGTQTGKVFRLKGKGAPKLRGAGQGDQHVTINIVTPTKLNDKQKEALQAFAQASGQEVSTPKKKGFFDKMKDALEDI; encoded by the coding sequence ATGAATAATACAGAATTTTATGACCGCTTGGGGGTATCAAAGAATGCCTCGCAAGATGAAATTAAAAAAGCTTATCGGAAGATGTCAAAAAAGTACCATCCAGACATCAATAAAGAAACTGGAGCTGAGCAAAAATATAAAGACATTCAGGAAGCATATGAAACTTTGAGTGACTCACAAAAACGAGCTGCTTATGACCAATATGGTGCAGCAGGCGCACAAGGTGGTTTTGGTGGCGGTGCTGGTGGATTCGGTGGTTTTGATGGCTCTGGATTCGGTGGCTTTGAAGATATTTTCTCCAGTTTCTTTGGAGGGGGCGGCGGGATGCGTAATCCTAATGCTCCAAGACAAGGTGACGATTTACAGTACCGCGTTAACCTATCCTTTGAAGAGGCTATTTTCGGAGCTGAAAAAGAAGTTTCTTATCATCGTGAAGCAACTTGTCATACGTGTGCTGGCTCAGGTGCTAAACCAGGAACTAGTCCTGTAACGTGTGGTCGCTGTCATGGTTCGGGTGTTATCAATGTAGACACTCAAACACCACTTGGAATGATGCGTCGTCAAGTAACCTGTGATGTTTGTCATGGAACAGGACAAGAAATTAAAGAACCATGTCAAACTTGTCATGGAACAGGTCATGAAAAAGAGACTCATAAAGTTTCTGTTAAAATACCAGCAGGAGTAGAAACAGGCCAACAGATTCGTTTGCAAGGTCAAGGTGAGGCAGGGTTTAATGGAGGTCCTTATGGAGACTTATTCGTGGTCTTAAATGTTCTTCCAAGTAAGAAATTCGAACGGAACGGCTCAACCATTTACTATACGATGAACATTAGCTTTGTACAAGCTGCTTTGGGAGATGTAGTCGATATCCCTACAGTTCATGGAGATGTTGAAATGGCTATTCCTGCAGGAACGCAAACAGGAAAAGTTTTCCGCTTGAAAGGCAAAGGTGCTCCTAAACTTCGGGGTGCAGGACAAGGCGATCAGCATGTTACAATTAATATTGTAACTCCAACCAAACTAAATGATAAACAAAAAGAAGCTCTTCAAGCTTTTGCGCAAGCAAGTGGCCAAGAAGTTAGCACACCAAAGAAAAAAGGTTTCTTTGATAAAATGAAGGATGCTTTAGAAGATATTTAA
- a CDS encoding histidine phosphatase family protein encodes MSKTRLYIARHGKTMFNTIGRAQGWSDTPLTKKGEEGIRELGLGLKDAGIPFKAAFSSDSGRTMQTMEIILKESENEFLPYTRDKRIREWCSGSLDGAYDAELFMGVLPRTKAFEGKKDMRDVPYSELAESIVEVDTANWAESWDVLKKRIYEGFEAIALSIENSGGGNAIVVSHGMTIGTFMWLIDPNREKQFIDNGSVTIVDFEEGQFHIKAIGDMSYRYRGQEIIEKISNEK; translated from the coding sequence ATGTCGAAAACGAGATTATATATTGCCCGTCATGGAAAAACCATGTTTAATACAATTGGTCGTGCTCAAGGTTGGAGTGATACCCCCTTAACTAAAAAAGGAGAAGAGGGGATTCGAGAATTAGGCCTTGGCTTAAAAGATGCAGGCATTCCTTTTAAAGCAGCTTTCTCTAGCGATTCTGGTCGAACAATGCAAACTATGGAGATTATTCTTAAGGAATCCGAAAACGAATTTCTCCCCTATACTAGAGATAAAAGAATTCGGGAATGGTGTTCTGGTAGCCTAGATGGTGCTTATGATGCAGAGCTTTTTATGGGGGTTTTGCCAAGAACTAAAGCCTTTGAAGGAAAAAAAGATATGCGTGATGTTCCATATTCTGAGTTGGCTGAAAGTATCGTTGAGGTCGACACCGCTAATTGGGCTGAGTCGTGGGATGTTTTGAAAAAACGGATTTATGAAGGTTTTGAGGCTATCGCTTTATCCATTGAAAATTCCGGAGGTGGAAATGCTATTGTTGTTAGTCATGGTATGACAATTGGAACTTTTATGTGGTTGATTGATCCTAACCGTGAAAAACAATTTATTGATAACGGCAGTGTAACTATTGTTGACTTTGAAGAGGGACAATTTCACATTAAAGCTATTGGTGATATGAGTTATCGTTATCGTGGCCAAGAGATTATAGAGAAAATATCAAATGAAAAATAA